The Desmospora profundinema sequence AGCATCGCAGTCACCCGATGGGGGGACTCGTAAAAGAGGAGAGTAGCGGGAACCCGTTTCCACCGTTCCAATTCACGAACCCGCTCTTTATTGTTTCGGGGCAAAAATCCGATAAAGAGAAACGGCTGCGGAGGTAATCCGGACGCCACCACCGCTGCCAGGGCGGCGTTGGGACCCGGAATGGAAACCACGGGGATACCCGCTTCAATCGCATCCCGCACCAACTCCTCTCCCGGATCGGAGAGTGCCGGCATGCCGGCATCGCTTACGAGCGCAAAGGTCTCCCCTTCCAACATCCGCCGGATTAACTCTTCTCCCCGTTTGTGGCGATTATGTTCATGATAACTGATGAGGGAAGAAGAAAGTCCCAGGTGGGTGAGGAGTTTGCGGGTATGACGGGTATCTTCGCAGGCGATGCCGTCCACAGCGGCCAGCACATCGCGCATCCGCCTGCTCCCGTCACCCAGATTACCGATGGGGGTGCCCACGACATACAACTTTCCACCCCCATTTTCTTCAAAGCTTTTCTGCCTGTCCATCTCCCATCCCTCCTGCACCGGCAATAAACTGACGTTTTTGGTTCCGGGTCCATGCCTTGATCTCCCGCTCCCGTCTGAGGGCGGCGGATCGATCCGGCTGCTCTTCAAACCAGACCAGCTTTAAAGGTGTCCG is a genomic window containing:
- the rsmI gene encoding 16S rRNA (cytidine(1402)-2'-O)-methyltransferase; translation: MDRQKSFEENGGGKLYVVGTPIGNLGDGSRRMRDVLAAVDGIACEDTRHTRKLLTHLGLSSSLISYHEHNRHKRGEELIRRMLEGETFALVSDAGMPALSDPGEELVRDAIEAGIPVVSIPGPNAALAAVVASGLPPQPFLFIGFLPRNNKERVRELERWKRVPATLLFYESPHRVTAMLKDVSHVLGNRPAAMVRELTKRHEEWLRGDVNSLLSALEETGVRGELTLVVSGADPDAEQEDAEPSWWAPLSIIQHVDYHIDQGLSKKEAIQRTARERSVPKRDVYNTYHRAT
- a CDS encoding GIY-YIG nuclease family protein, which produces MADNGYVVYILECKDATLYTGITNNLKKRLEEHRQGKGAKYTRGRTPLKLVWFEEQPDRSAALRREREIKAWTRNQKRQFIAGAGGMGDGQAEKL